From Pseudonocardia autotrophica, one genomic window encodes:
- a CDS encoding TetR/AcrR family transcriptional regulator, with protein sequence MKRDERRRGVLEAAVTCFARKGYYGTSTQEIAERAGISQPYVYRLFATKQELFAGAVDLVSDTMSNALTGHVARQPAGPRSPAEALRVARTAYGALIEDRDVLMFLMHANCAADEPLVGDAVRACYARQVELVRELIGPDETAVRQWFGAGMLDNVVVALDLTGIDEPWARTLSGSTTSGSPAARSLTDRDSRGGDRSPPLGPPGSP encoded by the coding sequence GTGAAGAGGGACGAGCGACGCCGAGGTGTTCTCGAGGCCGCCGTCACCTGCTTCGCCCGCAAGGGCTACTACGGGACGTCGACGCAGGAGATCGCCGAGCGGGCCGGCATCTCACAGCCGTACGTGTACCGCCTGTTCGCCACCAAGCAGGAACTGTTCGCCGGAGCCGTGGACCTCGTCTCGGACACCATGTCGAACGCTCTCACCGGGCACGTCGCCCGGCAGCCCGCCGGGCCACGGTCACCCGCGGAGGCCCTGCGTGTCGCCCGCACGGCATACGGCGCGCTGATCGAGGACCGGGACGTGCTCATGTTCCTGATGCACGCCAACTGTGCCGCCGACGAGCCGCTGGTGGGCGACGCGGTGCGGGCGTGCTACGCACGACAGGTCGAGCTCGTCCGCGAGCTCATCGGTCCGGACGAGACAGCCGTCCGCCAGTGGTTCGGAGCCGGGATGCTCGACAACGTCGTCGTCGCCCTCGACCTCACCGGCATCGACGAGCCGTGGGCCCGCACGCTCAGCGGATCGACTACTTCCGGCTCGCCCGCCGCCCGATCCCTCACCGACCGCGACTCCCGCGGTGGCGACCGGTCCCCGCCCCTCGGGCCGCCCGGTTCGCCGTGA
- a CDS encoding nuclear transport factor 2 family protein yields MAGTPAQHAVSEHLRLLSSGRLEEWVDLFSTDGVIEFPYAPVGVPARVQGRDALLDHMSGFPETFDVEFVDLTFHDTVDPRRAVAEFRSTGWALPTGKPYEQTCISVVYTDDTGRITRYVDYWNPLVAVEALTPGPGPTGTAVDFGA; encoded by the coding sequence ATGGCCGGAACTCCCGCTCAGCACGCCGTCTCCGAGCACCTGCGCCTGCTGTCGTCCGGCCGACTGGAGGAGTGGGTCGACCTCTTCTCCACCGACGGAGTCATCGAGTTCCCGTACGCACCGGTCGGCGTCCCGGCCCGGGTCCAGGGCCGGGACGCACTGCTCGACCACATGTCCGGCTTCCCGGAGACCTTCGATGTCGAGTTCGTGGACCTGACGTTCCACGACACGGTCGACCCGCGACGGGCAGTCGCCGAGTTCCGCTCGACCGGGTGGGCGCTGCCGACCGGAAAGCCGTACGAGCAGACCTGCATCTCCGTGGTGTACACCGACGACACCGGCAGGATCACCCGCTACGTCGACTACTGGAACCCGCTGGTCGCCGTCGAGGCCCTCACTCCCGGACCGGGACCCACCGGGACGGCGGTGGACTTCGGGGCGTGA
- a CDS encoding Dabb family protein yields the protein MSITAHRFDMEVDMLVHCLTLTFTETADPADVEAFRDAIARLPSQMDVPFRTRQGVDLGERATNADYAVVSEFANAEDFRRYLIHPAHLAVPREHVRSAQSVQFVVGDDD from the coding sequence ATGTCCATCACTGCTCACCGGTTCGACATGGAGGTCGACATGCTCGTGCACTGCCTCACGCTCACCTTCACGGAGACGGCCGATCCCGCGGACGTCGAGGCGTTCCGGGACGCGATCGCCCGCTTGCCGAGCCAGATGGACGTTCCGTTCCGCACCCGGCAGGGGGTCGACCTCGGTGAGCGTGCGACGAACGCCGACTACGCGGTCGTCAGTGAGTTCGCGAACGCCGAGGACTTCCGGCGATACCTGATCCACCCGGCCCACCTCGCGGTGCCGCGGGAGCACGTCCGGTCCGCGCAGAGTGTTCAGTTCGTCGTCGGGGACGACGACTGA
- a CDS encoding LLM class flavin-dependent oxidoreductase, with the protein MKLGCSFATSLETPEHIRIAEELGYERALCYDSPALYPDVWMILNRAAELTDRIVLGPGVLVPSLRHPMVTASAITTLVHTAGQDRVLVGVGSGFTGRLAMGRPPVPWVQVQHYTEVVRALLRGEQVEWEGALMQLIQPDERFGPALPITVGWGVAGEGPKGTRVARELGAELFRITAPEPGFAAQMMMVIGTVLDEGEDPGSERVIDAAGHGAGLFLHWAVEHGVIDELLGEQGHVWAAAYDHIPENVRHIALHDRHVVGVNDVDRPFVTGDVMTAAGLALTRDRWRDRFAELEKAGCDWVHFQPAGSDVPRELEAFAAAYHR; encoded by the coding sequence ATGAAGCTGGGATGCTCGTTCGCCACGTCGCTGGAGACGCCGGAGCACATCCGCATCGCGGAGGAGCTCGGCTACGAGAGGGCGCTGTGCTACGACTCGCCCGCGCTGTACCCGGACGTCTGGATGATCTTGAACCGGGCGGCGGAACTGACCGACCGGATCGTGCTCGGCCCCGGCGTGCTCGTCCCGAGCCTGCGCCACCCGATGGTCACGGCATCGGCGATCACCACCCTGGTGCACACCGCAGGCCAGGACCGGGTGCTCGTCGGGGTCGGAAGCGGCTTCACCGGTCGCCTGGCCATGGGCAGACCACCGGTTCCGTGGGTGCAGGTGCAGCACTACACCGAGGTCGTCCGGGCGCTGCTGCGCGGGGAGCAGGTCGAGTGGGAGGGCGCGCTCATGCAGCTCATCCAGCCCGACGAGCGGTTCGGCCCGGCCCTGCCGATCACGGTCGGATGGGGCGTCGCCGGTGAGGGCCCGAAGGGCACGCGGGTCGCGCGGGAGCTCGGCGCGGAGCTCTTCCGGATCACCGCCCCCGAACCCGGCTTCGCCGCCCAGATGATGATGGTGATCGGCACCGTCCTCGACGAGGGCGAGGACCCGGGCTCCGAGCGCGTGATCGACGCCGCGGGCCACGGCGCCGGTCTGTTCCTGCACTGGGCCGTCGAGCACGGGGTGATCGACGAGCTGCTCGGCGAGCAGGGACACGTGTGGGCCGCGGCCTACGACCACATCCCCGAGAACGTCCGTCACATCGCGCTGCACGATCGGCACGTGGTCGGCGTCAACGACGTCGACCGCCCCTTCGTGACCGGCGACGTGATGACCGCGGCCGGACTCGCGCTGACCCGTGACCGGTGGCGCGACCGGTTCGCCGAGCTGGAGAAGGCCGGATGCGACTGGGTCCACTTCCAGCCCGCGGGCAGCGACGTCCCCCGTGAGCTCGAGGCGTTCGCCGCCGCCTACCACCGCTGA